A portion of the Leptospira terpstrae serovar Hualin str. LT 11-33 = ATCC 700639 genome contains these proteins:
- a CDS encoding SDR family oxidoreductase produces the protein MKKTIVVTGATDGIGRVCAHSFAKTQEELILVGRNADKLAALVYSLQLTGATVHSYVADLSSAKETFLLSETIRKNHPKIDVLLNNAGAYFDKHTLTKEGIESTFALNHLNYFILALGLLPSLKKAGEARIVNVASRAHMGVSLDFNDLLGEKDYSGWKQYQRSKLMNIYFTYELAERLNQTKITVNCLHPGFVKTKFGQNNDGLAKILLSFAQNVFAISEEKGAETSIFLSTDPSLTSVSGKYFVKKKIEKSSEPSYDVAARRNLWSYTEDLLKHKFSFKFPGF, from the coding sequence ATGAAAAAAACAATCGTTGTTACAGGTGCCACAGACGGAATCGGAAGGGTATGTGCTCATTCCTTTGCCAAAACTCAAGAAGAATTGATTTTAGTTGGTCGTAATGCAGATAAACTTGCCGCATTAGTATATTCTTTACAATTAACAGGTGCTACAGTGCATTCTTATGTTGCAGATTTGTCTTCAGCAAAAGAAACATTTTTACTTTCAGAAACAATCCGTAAGAATCATCCAAAAATCGATGTTTTACTTAACAATGCAGGTGCATATTTTGATAAACATACACTTACTAAAGAAGGGATAGAATCTACATTTGCCTTAAACCACTTAAATTATTTTATTTTAGCGCTCGGGTTACTTCCGTCTTTAAAAAAAGCAGGCGAAGCTAGAATTGTCAATGTTGCTTCTAGGGCACATATGGGTGTTTCTTTGGACTTTAATGATTTGTTAGGTGAAAAAGATTATTCGGGTTGGAAACAATACCAAAGGTCCAAACTTATGAATATTTATTTTACTTATGAACTTGCGGAACGACTAAATCAAACAAAGATCACTGTCAATTGTCTACATCCTGGTTTTGTTAAAACTAAATTTGGTCAAAATAACGATGGTTTGGCGAAAATACTTTTATCTTTTGCACAAAATGTATTTGCGATTTCCGAGGAAAAAGGTGCCGAAACTTCTATTTTTCTTTCCACGGACCCTTCCTTAACTTCTGTTTCCGGTAAATATTTTGTTAAAAAGAAGATCGAAAAAAGTTCGGAACCTTCTTATGATGTAGCTGCTAGAAGGAATCTTTGGTCGTACACCGAAGACCTGTTGAAACATAAGTTTAGTTTTAAATTCCCTGGTTTTTAG
- a CDS encoding sensor histidine kinase, translating into MWQFHPYSLLLFLAFSFNLALGLFVLKSYRLDIVKYLLVLVLGSMMWTGFYGLDFVFISPDLHRTFVALLYIGVSIANLGMVLVSLEFTQNKHLLTKRFWVLLTVQPLMTLAVCVLDPIFKTLTLDTYLVNINGRIQWIQVTNTAGFFVSYFLSFFWSVFVAYLLIKGIFVSKSTERRRYLLILISYLFIWVTAILHKLGVRPLPGINVTAVMSTMQVILIFFAIGYYRMFDLVPLVRGEIVDELDEAVVILDFNNRVVDWNIAAEHLFCTASKNSTLISYKYFFASAPGIISKLDHLSDKRTLTKWIWEKDEKYWEVTAKQIRDANRKKIGMVIVFRDSTEQRNLEKQMSNVNRELLIANGTKDRFLSIISHDLRGPLAGIKMLLKVLNEDMKKKEDALAGMTQSLVDATESVFSLLENLLEWSKLQRGQEEFRPHFYRLDNIVRECLELFVLSASNKGITLEVEIPSHAMVFCDDRMIITVIRNLVSNALKFSHNNSKIFIKALDVGEEWQVSIIDSGVGMSKATKDKLFKVGEVIKSTGTGGETGNGIGLLLCHEFVSVNGGTIYAESDGVSGSRFVFTIPKKMKEEIIS; encoded by the coding sequence TTGTGGCAATTTCATCCATATAGCTTACTTTTATTTCTAGCCTTCAGCTTCAATCTAGCATTGGGGCTATTCGTCTTAAAATCTTACCGCCTAGACATTGTTAAATACTTATTAGTTTTAGTACTCGGTTCCATGATGTGGACTGGATTCTATGGTTTAGATTTCGTATTTATCAGTCCCGACTTACATAGAACCTTTGTCGCCTTGTTATACATTGGTGTGTCCATTGCCAATTTAGGAATGGTTCTTGTATCACTAGAATTCACTCAAAACAAACATTTGTTAACCAAGAGGTTTTGGGTATTACTCACTGTCCAACCACTAATGACATTGGCAGTTTGTGTTCTCGATCCAATCTTTAAAACATTAACATTAGATACATATCTAGTGAATATCAACGGTCGGATCCAATGGATTCAGGTAACCAATACCGCAGGCTTTTTTGTTTCCTATTTCCTATCTTTTTTCTGGTCTGTTTTTGTTGCATACTTATTAATTAAGGGAATTTTTGTTTCGAAATCCACAGAGAGACGTAGGTATCTTTTAATATTAATATCCTATTTGTTTATTTGGGTAACAGCAATATTACATAAGTTAGGTGTTAGACCTTTGCCAGGGATTAATGTCACTGCGGTTATGAGTACCATGCAAGTGATACTCATTTTCTTTGCTATAGGCTATTACCGTATGTTTGATTTGGTTCCCTTAGTGCGAGGGGAAATCGTAGATGAGTTAGATGAAGCGGTTGTGATTCTCGACTTTAACAATAGAGTAGTGGATTGGAATATCGCAGCAGAACATTTGTTTTGTACTGCCTCTAAGAATTCTACTCTGATTTCATATAAATATTTTTTTGCATCAGCTCCAGGAATCATTTCAAAACTTGATCACTTGTCAGATAAACGAACACTCACAAAATGGATTTGGGAAAAAGATGAAAAGTATTGGGAAGTGACCGCAAAACAGATCAGAGATGCCAATCGAAAAAAAATCGGGATGGTTATTGTTTTTCGCGATAGTACGGAACAAAGAAATTTAGAAAAACAAATGTCCAATGTGAATCGTGAACTCCTAATTGCGAATGGAACCAAAGATCGGTTTTTGTCTATTATTTCCCATGACTTGCGTGGTCCCCTTGCCGGTATCAAAATGTTACTCAAAGTGTTAAATGAGGACATGAAGAAAAAAGAAGATGCACTTGCTGGCATGACTCAATCTCTTGTTGATGCCACAGAATCTGTTTTTTCATTATTGGAAAATCTTTTGGAGTGGTCTAAGTTACAACGTGGTCAGGAAGAATTTCGTCCTCACTTCTATCGTTTAGATAATATTGTCAGGGAATGTTTGGAATTATTTGTTTTGAGTGCTTCGAACAAAGGCATTACTTTGGAAGTTGAAATTCCTTCTCATGCGATGGTGTTTTGCGATGATCGAATGATTATAACTGTCATTCGAAACTTGGTATCTAATGCGTTAAAATTTAGTCATAACAATAGTAAAATTTTTATTAAAGCTTTAGATGTTGGAGAGGAATGGCAAGTTTCCATTATTGATTCTGGTGTGGGTATGTCTAAGGCCACAAAGGATAAACTATTTAAAGTCGGGGAAGTAATCAAATCAACTGGAACCGGGGGCGAAACAGGTAACGGGATTGGACTTTTGCTCTGCCATGAATTTGTTTCTGTGAATGGGGGAACCATTTATGCTGAAAGTGATGGAGTTTCTGGTTCTAGATTTGTTTTTACCATTCCTAAAAAAATGAAAGAGGAGATTATTTCATGA
- a CDS encoding bactofilin family protein, protein MSKKEMQTTITEHGVIATILGKETAFSGTLAFKKPLQISGDFTGEIISDGYLVISEGARVKANIKAGTVVVGGTIIGNVTATQRLEMLSTGKVQGNIRTAKLQIADGVVFDGNCEMLSSEET, encoded by the coding sequence ATGTCAAAAAAAGAAATGCAAACAACCATCACCGAACACGGAGTCATTGCTACTATCCTCGGAAAAGAAACAGCATTTAGTGGAACGTTAGCGTTCAAAAAACCCTTACAAATTTCCGGTGATTTCACCGGTGAAATCATCTCTGATGGTTATTTAGTAATCAGCGAAGGTGCTAGGGTCAAAGCAAACATTAAAGCAGGTACTGTTGTTGTTGGTGGAACGATTATCGGAAATGTTACTGCTACACAAAGATTAGAAATGTTATCTACTGGAAAAGTCCAGGGAAACATTCGCACAGCAAAACTTCAAATTGCTGATGGAGTTGTATTTGACGGAAATTGTGAAATGCTAAGCAGCGAAGAGACTTAG
- the acpS gene encoding holo-ACP synthase: protein MLSVGNDIVENQRIRELLQKHGDRFLKRVFTDEEVEYCHKHKDPVPFLAGRFACKEAVIKALNLNPGEVADMREIELAGTNFGKKTLVIHGKTEKFFREKGFTNSSVSISHADHYATAVVVFYKEPK from the coding sequence ATGTTATCAGTCGGGAACGACATCGTTGAAAACCAAAGAATTCGGGAACTCCTGCAAAAACATGGAGACCGGTTCCTGAAGCGGGTTTTTACCGACGAAGAAGTGGAATACTGCCACAAACACAAAGACCCTGTCCCCTTCCTTGCTGGTCGGTTTGCTTGTAAAGAAGCCGTAATTAAGGCTCTGAACCTAAATCCGGGGGAAGTTGCTGACATGCGTGAGATTGAACTTGCGGGAACAAATTTTGGTAAAAAAACGCTAGTCATCCATGGGAAAACTGAGAAGTTTTTCCGAGAGAAAGGATTTACAAACAGTTCCGTATCCATCAGCCATGCTGACCATTACGCTACTGCGGTTGTCGTTTTCTATAAGGAGCCCAAATGA
- a CDS encoding cupin domain-containing protein, whose translation MGHKHQTQPIQIPVPGGKTIDEHFGIPSTGSSEISVAHMVAPAGWGEPFQTPNFDEWTLMVRGKKQIEVDGKIVILSAGESLFVEKGTKVRYSNPFTEDAEYWSICKPAFSLDLVNRELET comes from the coding sequence ATGGGTCATAAACACCAAACTCAGCCAATACAAATTCCGGTTCCTGGTGGGAAAACCATTGATGAACATTTTGGAATACCATCCACTGGCAGTTCTGAAATTTCGGTCGCTCATATGGTGGCCCCTGCTGGTTGGGGGGAACCATTCCAGACACCTAACTTTGATGAGTGGACATTGATGGTTCGCGGTAAAAAACAAATTGAAGTAGATGGAAAAATTGTTATCCTTTCTGCCGGTGAATCACTTTTTGTGGAAAAGGGAACTAAGGTGCGTTATTCCAATCCTTTTACTGAGGATGCAGAATACTGGTCCATTTGTAAACCTGCCTTCTCGCTAGATCTAGTCAACAGGGAACTAGAAACATAA
- a CDS encoding AAA family ATPase has protein sequence MFNVGKYKAIKELHLGKRSSVYAGESQSGNPVVIKLLNRDYPDNHEITRFKNEFEILRTIDSVYTLRPLELESYQNTVAIIFPNVAYTDLAKLQLSGKYSNIATFLSIAIEVCRALADIHKAKIVHNDIKAQNIIYNPDTGALKIIDFGSATLLTHRSFYLPMNQNLTGTLAHISPEQTGRMNRTVDYRTDFYSFGVTLYQLITGDLPFLYTDSLEMVHAHLAKTPLSPKERSGAPKIVSDLIMKLLEKNPEDRYQTATGLLSDLSAIQSVLLENGRVALDQFQMELAKNDKSSRFQIPKKLYGRETQLQIFEEKFLDAAEGKIEIFLISGRSGIGKSALINEIQKPVTREKAYFTSGKFDLYKKSIPYRAINLALQGLVRQLLSESESSVKEWKTVLSDALGANAKLIIDVVPELSQLLGEKSAPPELDSLETENRFHLVFRKFLRTICTKEHPVVLFLDDMQWADSSSILLLKEVLTDPEITHFFIILSYRDNEVLPTDPFYRLLEELREIQVPISEIRLEPLRERDVALLVSETLAVAESEIRPIAEVLWKKTKGNPFHVNEMFKNLYERSYIYFADDHWSWDKDKIDSVNISDNVIDLIIDKINLQSAELIDALKLTACIGNWFRHDIYATIAERPFHKASMDLVALANEEFLILGMEDANFTHDKIREAIYKIISPEEKAKLHYKIGKTYLSILYKYKLEDHLFTIVNQLNLGASQMKGSEELAELRILNEKAGFKALNSSAYDAAFTFFDRMVGLMRDDEWNTEYENTLKLHLAYASAAYLSKNFEAAEKSFNYILSFVRNDLDKILVYELQSSMLVTQNKMKEVLETLKQALKLVGVRLPKKAGPLSPLREIIKFKFKLGRSSIESLEHLPVSHDPKYLAIMRLLNACIAPAFLAEPNLFPVIVLKLVNHTLRYGLCEISAFGFCAMGIIQGSGLGNYDDGLKFGQLGMRLLDSLDAKTFRCRTLFMFACMIAPWKNHARDSRSIFWDSFLAGMETGDLQYSSYSLNNIHFQGLLFRENLEDLYKSQLRYDASLLSLRQNHAYQVHRLNLQLVENMRGESADPMNLEGRYFSETETVAEWLATGNANALFDYYLCKLRIEYFLGDKEKAYEYSVKLDGLEGAMFGMMFVPEHVFLGALVAFALIVDNKIPAGITKPELKKRLVRFEKRMKVWAKSSPDNFGHKYEIISALLLYLANQKTQAVIACKAAISSARESNYILEEAIANEFLVRMWKETGFEQYSNLHLVEAHYRYGKYGFLSKVKQLELDHISLKKYIGRNFRTDSTDSLSLFSTTKDIFGDVGSTLDINTVIKASQTISGEIQLNRLLEKMMKILIENAGAERGYFILKSDSGWQVLAESEAEKESVLVYSESPFAIDFLEPVAYVNQNKIPSQIIGYVVRTGLVVICGDAAREGDFKNDPYVKSTLPKSLLCYPILSHGTVVGIVYLENNLTTDAFTPGRVEILKILSSQIAVSIENSLLYTNLEQKVDERTKELNFALTEVKGLKEQQDGDYFLASLLIEPLTQNLATSSNLNIKFLTEQKKKFSYKQWTSEIGGDLCVSSSIQLQNKKYIVVLNGDAMGKSMQGASGALVIGSVFEAIIKRNGQSEEVRDITPEKWVSNAYIELHNTLVTFDGSMLISMFLCLIDDETGFFYFLNAEHPRPVIYRNDRTFFLPHNYVCAKLGLLASKKALQINTFQLEKGDVLLIGSDGRDDILIGSEVEMEVNEDDELFLKTTFEGQGDLEAIRDAIKSHGELIDDLSLIRVEYTGEGSPIHVPTNHPKHFVYLRALTLYKQKKWAEVERMISGHFDSIHDAPLSVQKIYLYTEHRMSVFPLEFAVQYVQKNPSDSLTLFYIAEALYKNGDFSAAFDYSERVQLRRPYHKENNILFARLLELRRK, from the coding sequence TTGTTTAACGTAGGAAAATATAAAGCGATAAAAGAACTTCATTTAGGGAAAAGAAGTTCTGTTTATGCCGGAGAATCACAGTCCGGGAATCCTGTTGTGATCAAATTATTGAATCGCGATTATCCGGATAATCACGAAATCACTCGCTTTAAAAACGAATTTGAAATACTCAGAACCATTGATTCAGTTTATACCTTAAGGCCTTTAGAGTTAGAGTCTTACCAAAACACCGTTGCAATTATTTTCCCAAACGTTGCTTATACTGATCTCGCTAAACTACAGTTAAGTGGAAAATATAGTAATATTGCTACTTTTTTGAGTATAGCAATTGAAGTATGTCGTGCCCTTGCAGACATTCATAAAGCTAAAATTGTTCACAATGATATCAAAGCCCAAAATATAATTTATAATCCAGATACTGGTGCGCTAAAAATAATAGACTTTGGTTCAGCAACACTTCTCACCCATAGAAGTTTTTATCTCCCGATGAACCAGAACTTAACTGGGACACTTGCACACATTTCTCCAGAACAAACTGGCCGAATGAACCGCACTGTGGATTATAGAACCGATTTTTATTCGTTTGGTGTCACCTTATATCAGTTAATTACCGGAGACCTTCCGTTTTTATATACAGATAGTTTGGAAATGGTTCATGCCCATTTGGCGAAGACCCCTCTTTCACCAAAAGAAAGGAGTGGTGCACCAAAGATTGTTTCAGATTTGATCATGAAGTTATTGGAAAAAAATCCAGAAGATCGGTACCAAACAGCGACCGGTTTACTTTCTGATCTTTCTGCCATTCAATCTGTTCTATTGGAAAATGGACGTGTTGCATTGGATCAGTTCCAAATGGAACTCGCAAAAAATGATAAATCATCAAGGTTTCAAATTCCAAAGAAACTATACGGAAGAGAAACCCAACTCCAAATTTTTGAAGAAAAGTTTCTTGATGCTGCAGAAGGTAAAATAGAAATCTTTTTGATTTCTGGTCGATCCGGAATTGGAAAGTCGGCCCTCATTAATGAGATCCAAAAACCTGTGACGCGCGAGAAGGCTTACTTTACTTCTGGAAAGTTTGATTTATATAAAAAATCAATACCTTACCGCGCCATTAACTTAGCCTTACAAGGTCTTGTTCGACAATTATTGTCCGAAAGTGAATCTTCCGTAAAAGAATGGAAAACAGTCCTTTCCGATGCTTTGGGTGCAAATGCAAAACTAATCATTGATGTTGTACCTGAACTTTCACAACTGTTAGGTGAAAAGTCAGCTCCACCTGAACTTGATAGTTTGGAAACAGAAAATAGGTTCCATTTGGTTTTTAGAAAGTTTCTTAGAACCATCTGTACAAAAGAACATCCAGTCGTTTTATTTTTGGATGATATGCAATGGGCGGATTCTTCTAGTATATTGTTACTTAAGGAAGTATTGACAGATCCAGAAATTACTCATTTCTTTATCATCTTATCTTATCGTGACAATGAAGTTTTACCAACAGATCCATTCTATAGGTTGCTGGAAGAGTTGCGTGAAATTCAGGTGCCCATTAGCGAAATTCGTTTAGAACCACTTCGCGAACGTGATGTAGCTTTACTCGTTTCAGAAACTTTAGCAGTTGCAGAATCAGAGATTCGACCGATTGCGGAAGTTCTTTGGAAAAAAACAAAAGGGAATCCATTCCATGTGAATGAGATGTTTAAAAACCTTTATGAAAGGTCTTACATCTATTTTGCAGATGACCATTGGTCATGGGATAAAGATAAAATTGATTCAGTTAATATTTCCGACAACGTTATCGATTTAATTATCGATAAAATTAATCTTCAATCCGCAGAGTTAATTGATGCATTGAAATTAACGGCATGTATCGGTAACTGGTTTCGTCATGATATTTATGCCACAATAGCGGAGAGGCCATTTCATAAAGCATCTATGGATTTGGTTGCCCTTGCCAACGAAGAATTTTTGATTTTAGGCATGGAGGATGCAAACTTCACTCATGATAAAATACGAGAAGCAATATATAAGATCATTTCCCCCGAAGAAAAAGCAAAACTCCATTATAAAATAGGAAAAACCTACCTCTCTATTCTATACAAATATAAACTCGAAGATCATTTGTTTACCATTGTAAACCAATTGAATTTGGGTGCTTCCCAAATGAAAGGAAGTGAAGAGTTAGCAGAGTTACGAATTTTAAATGAAAAGGCTGGTTTTAAGGCCTTAAATTCTTCTGCTTATGATGCAGCATTTACCTTCTTCGACCGAATGGTCGGACTTATGAGGGATGATGAATGGAATACTGAATACGAAAATACATTGAAGCTACATTTAGCATACGCTAGTGCCGCTTATCTCTCAAAAAACTTTGAAGCAGCCGAAAAAAGTTTTAATTATATTTTAAGTTTTGTTCGCAACGATTTAGATAAAATTTTAGTATATGAGCTTCAGTCCTCAATGCTTGTGACTCAGAACAAGATGAAAGAGGTATTAGAAACACTCAAACAAGCGTTAAAACTTGTTGGAGTCAGGTTACCAAAAAAAGCGGGTCCTTTATCACCACTACGTGAAATCATAAAATTCAAATTTAAATTAGGGCGTAGTTCGATTGAAAGTTTGGAGCACCTACCAGTTTCTCATGATCCTAAATATCTTGCGATCATGCGGTTATTGAATGCATGTATTGCTCCCGCATTCCTAGCAGAGCCGAATTTATTTCCTGTGATCGTATTGAAGTTGGTCAACCATACATTGCGGTATGGTTTATGTGAGATCAGTGCTTTTGGATTTTGTGCGATGGGAATCATCCAAGGATCTGGTTTAGGGAATTATGATGATGGCCTTAAGTTTGGTCAGTTAGGAATGCGATTGTTGGATTCTTTAGATGCAAAAACATTCCGATGTCGTACATTGTTTATGTTCGCATGTATGATTGCTCCTTGGAAAAATCACGCACGAGATAGCCGTTCTATTTTTTGGGATAGTTTTCTTGCCGGAATGGAAACAGGAGACTTACAATATTCGTCTTACTCTTTAAATAACATTCATTTCCAAGGTTTATTGTTTCGTGAAAATTTAGAGGATCTGTATAAGAGTCAACTTCGGTATGATGCCTCTCTATTAAGTTTACGCCAAAACCATGCATACCAAGTGCATCGTTTAAATCTTCAGTTAGTGGAGAATATGAGAGGGGAGTCTGCAGACCCCATGAATTTAGAAGGCCGGTATTTTTCCGAAACAGAAACAGTAGCAGAATGGTTAGCAACCGGAAATGCAAATGCTCTATTTGATTATTATTTATGTAAGTTGCGAATTGAATACTTCTTAGGTGATAAAGAAAAAGCTTATGAATATTCAGTAAAATTGGATGGTTTAGAAGGAGCCATGTTTGGGATGATGTTTGTGCCTGAACATGTTTTTTTAGGAGCTCTTGTTGCTTTTGCATTAATTGTAGATAACAAAATACCTGCTGGAATTACAAAACCCGAACTAAAAAAACGATTGGTTAGATTTGAAAAGAGAATGAAGGTATGGGCGAAAAGTTCTCCAGACAACTTCGGCCATAAATATGAAATTATTTCAGCCTTATTATTGTATCTAGCAAATCAAAAAACACAAGCAGTGATTGCTTGTAAGGCTGCAATTTCTTCTGCACGTGAATCAAATTATATTTTAGAAGAAGCGATTGCGAATGAGTTTTTGGTTCGAATGTGGAAGGAAACTGGGTTTGAACAGTATAGTAACTTACATTTGGTGGAAGCTCATTATCGGTATGGAAAGTATGGTTTCTTATCAAAAGTAAAACAATTGGAATTGGATCATATTTCTTTGAAAAAATATATTGGTCGCAATTTTAGAACGGATTCTACTGATAGTCTTTCACTTTTTAGTACTACAAAAGATATTTTTGGCGATGTAGGTTCTACTTTAGATATCAACACAGTCATCAAGGCTTCACAAACGATATCAGGGGAAATTCAACTCAATCGTCTTTTGGAAAAAATGATGAAGATCCTGATTGAAAACGCAGGAGCTGAGAGAGGATATTTTATACTTAAATCCGATTCAGGTTGGCAAGTTTTGGCAGAATCGGAAGCAGAAAAAGAATCCGTTTTGGTGTATTCTGAATCTCCATTTGCTATTGATTTTTTAGAACCAGTTGCTTATGTGAATCAAAATAAAATACCTTCACAAATCATTGGTTATGTGGTAAGAACTGGTCTTGTTGTGATTTGTGGGGATGCAGCAAGAGAGGGTGATTTTAAAAATGACCCTTATGTAAAATCAACTCTACCTAAATCTTTGCTTTGTTACCCCATTTTAAGTCATGGGACTGTAGTTGGGATTGTTTATTTAGAAAACAATTTAACAACAGATGCATTTACCCCAGGTCGTGTGGAAATTCTTAAAATTTTATCTTCCCAAATTGCTGTTTCCATTGAAAACTCCTTACTTTATACCAATTTAGAGCAAAAAGTTGATGAAAGAACAAAAGAATTGAATTTTGCTTTAACGGAAGTTAAAGGTCTTAAGGAACAACAAGACGGAGACTATTTTTTAGCCTCTTTACTCATAGAACCATTAACTCAAAATCTTGCTACTTCATCGAATCTGAATATTAAGTTCCTTACAGAACAAAAGAAAAAGTTCTCTTATAAACAATGGACTTCTGAAATTGGTGGAGATCTATGTGTTTCTTCCTCTATCCAGTTACAGAATAAAAAATATATAGTTGTGTTGAATGGTGATGCGATGGGTAAGTCGATGCAAGGAGCGAGTGGTGCTCTTGTCATTGGATCGGTATTCGAAGCTATCATAAAAAGAAACGGACAATCGGAAGAAGTTCGAGATATCACACCAGAAAAATGGGTAAGTAACGCCTATATTGAATTACATAATACTCTAGTCACTTTTGACGGATCCATGCTTATCTCGATGTTTCTTTGTTTAATTGATGATGAAACAGGTTTCTTTTACTTTCTAAATGCAGAACATCCAAGGCCTGTAATTTACCGAAATGACAGAACATTTTTTTTGCCACATAACTATGTTTGTGCGAAGTTAGGACTACTCGCTTCTAAAAAAGCTCTCCAAATCAATACCTTCCAATTGGAAAAAGGTGATGTACTTTTGATTGGTTCTGATGGACGAGATGATATATTGATTGGGTCCGAAGTGGAAATGGAAGTCAATGAAGATGATGAATTATTCTTAAAAACTACTTTTGAAGGCCAAGGGGATTTGGAAGCAATACGTGATGCGATCAAAAGTCATGGGGAACTGATCGATGATTTGTCACTCATCCGCGTAGAATATACAGGAGAAGGATCACCTATCCATGTTCCAACAAACCATCCGAAACATTTTGTATATTTAAGGGCACTCACACTCTACAAACAGAAAAAATGGGCTGAAGTAGAACGTATGATTTCGGGTCATTTTGATTCGATCCATGATGCTCCACTGTCGGTTCAAAAAATATATTTGTACACAGAACATAGGATGTCGGTATTTCCTTTGGAATTTGCTGTCCAATACGTCCAAAAAAATCCTTCTGACAGCCTAACGCTTTTTTACATCGCAGAAGCATTGTATAAAAATGGAGACTTTTCTGCAGCTTTTGATTATTCCGAAAGAGTGCAGTTAAGACGCCCCTACCACAAAGAAAACAATATATTATTTGCTCGACTCTTAGAACTTCGGCGAAAATAA